The following proteins come from a genomic window of Methanocella conradii HZ254:
- a CDS encoding DUF1284 domain-containing protein → MLIEAQKKFKGIPLRAHHLLCILGFQGIGYTAGFIRNFQKVKRMVEQHPELEIEVVDSCDVICIACPNMQSGECYRSGLKYNQKVKDIDHRVMERLGIKPGSRFKASELYGLIKEKIKPEDIQEICRGCEWLDLGFCPRGLASLAGKEQQVNDDEVAQYHHAQRKIP, encoded by the coding sequence ATGCTGATAGAAGCGCAAAAGAAATTCAAGGGCATACCCCTGAGGGCTCATCACCTATTATGCATATTAGGATTTCAGGGCATCGGCTACACCGCTGGCTTCATCAGAAACTTCCAGAAGGTCAAGCGCATGGTCGAGCAGCACCCGGAGCTTGAAATAGAGGTGGTGGACTCCTGCGACGTAATCTGCATCGCCTGCCCTAACATGCAGTCGGGCGAATGCTACAGGAGCGGCTTGAAGTATAACCAGAAGGTCAAGGATATTGACCATCGGGTGATGGAAAGGCTGGGCATAAAGCCAGGAAGCCGCTTTAAGGCATCCGAGCTTTACGGCCTTATAAAGGAGAAGATAAAGCCCGAAGACATACAGGAGATATGTAGAGGGTGTGAATGGCTAGACCTCGGCTTTTGTCCCAGGGGGTTAGCCAGCCTAGCGGGCAAAGAACAGCAGGTAAACGATGATGAGGTAGCCCAATACCATCATGCCCAGCGAAAGATACCATAA
- a CDS encoding V-type ATP synthase subunit F, protein MEIAVIGKSDFTMGFRLAGVRKAYDVADAKELEARVRECLNDEEVGIVVLHADDVKKLPAALQKTVDESVEPTFIAIGGREEVGLRDKIKRAIGVDLWK, encoded by the coding sequence ATGGAGATAGCGGTGATAGGAAAAAGCGATTTCACCATGGGCTTCAGGCTTGCGGGCGTGAGGAAGGCGTACGACGTGGCGGACGCGAAGGAGCTTGAGGCGAGGGTCAGGGAGTGCCTGAACGATGAGGAGGTCGGCATCGTAGTCCTGCACGCTGATGACGTGAAAAAGCTGCCCGCGGCGCTGCAGAAGACCGTTGACGAGTCGGTGGAGCCGACGTTCATAGCAATTGGCGGCCGTGAAGAGGTCGGCCTCAGGGATAAGATCAAGCGCGCCATAGGCGTGGACCTGTGGAAATGA
- a CDS encoding LeuA family protein, whose amino-acid sequence MMRRYEEMPKIKLPHAKDIKISDTTIRDGCQMPGIVMKKSHKLKIFEYLHDMGVEKLETFVYNDRDKEACRAMLDYSYEYPEVTGWARANPADIDEVLKVGGIRETGILMSISDSHIFDKMGLKSYEEAEEKYLNALQYAVDHGLKTRCHIEDTSRANYAFVYPFIKKCIEIDPHTIIRVCDTLGYGVPFPEEPEPYGIPIVVKKLKEMGVKHIEMHIHDDYGLGVANTLAGLWYGADWANLTFLGIGERAGNSELEKILAFLITRVEGFDKYDLRKVTEFAQYMEDEIGLRVPRNKAIVGKNIFSHESGIHTAGIIKNPFTYEPFPPELVGGKRNLMIGQTSGTEIVRLKAEEALAELLGIKVQVEKSDPRVKAIHKEIQRMYDAEERRSSVSDEEMKDYVRKYFLYNVDGCEEDSQDKRTKKAPNPALLNPEFLPLDAPPLDAASLMKKAKSKGETGQDK is encoded by the coding sequence ATGATGCGAAGATACGAGGAAATGCCTAAGATCAAGCTGCCGCACGCGAAGGACATCAAGATAAGCGACACCACGATAAGGGACGGGTGCCAGATGCCTGGCATCGTCATGAAAAAGTCGCACAAGCTGAAGATTTTCGAGTACCTGCATGACATGGGCGTCGAGAAGCTGGAGACGTTCGTGTATAATGACAGGGACAAGGAGGCGTGCAGGGCCATGCTTGACTACAGCTACGAGTATCCGGAGGTCACCGGCTGGGCCCGGGCGAACCCCGCGGACATCGACGAGGTGCTCAAGGTGGGCGGCATCAGGGAGACGGGCATCCTGATGTCGATCTCCGATTCCCACATTTTCGATAAGATGGGCCTGAAGAGCTACGAGGAGGCGGAGGAAAAGTACCTTAACGCCCTCCAGTACGCCGTGGATCATGGCCTGAAGACGAGGTGCCACATCGAGGATACCTCGAGGGCCAACTATGCTTTCGTCTATCCTTTCATCAAGAAGTGTATCGAGATTGACCCGCACACTATTATTAGGGTGTGCGACACCCTGGGGTATGGCGTGCCCTTCCCGGAAGAGCCAGAGCCGTATGGCATCCCTATCGTGGTTAAAAAGCTGAAGGAGATGGGCGTCAAGCACATAGAGATGCACATCCACGACGACTACGGTCTCGGGGTGGCGAACACCCTTGCCGGCCTGTGGTATGGCGCAGACTGGGCGAACCTCACGTTTTTAGGCATAGGGGAGCGCGCCGGCAACTCCGAGCTTGAGAAAATCCTGGCCTTTTTAATCACAAGGGTCGAGGGGTTCGACAAGTATGACCTGAGGAAGGTTACCGAGTTCGCCCAGTACATGGAGGACGAGATAGGCTTGAGGGTCCCCAGGAATAAGGCCATAGTCGGTAAGAATATTTTCTCGCACGAGTCGGGCATCCATACGGCCGGCATAATAAAGAATCCCTTCACGTATGAGCCTTTCCCGCCAGAGCTGGTTGGGGGTAAGCGGAACCTGATGATTGGCCAGACGTCGGGCACAGAAATAGTAAGGCTAAAGGCCGAGGAGGCGCTGGCAGAGCTGCTCGGCATAAAGGTGCAGGTCGAAAAATCGGACCCGAGGGTGAAGGCCATCCACAAGGAGATCCAGCGGATGTACGACGCAGAGGAGAGGCGCTCCTCCGTCTCCGACGAGGAGATGAAGGACTACGTCAGGAAGTATTTCCTCTATAACGTGGATGGCTGTGAGGAGGACTCACAGGATAAGAGGACGAAGAAAGCCCCGAACCCCGCGTTGCTGAACCCCGAGTTTCTGCCCCTGGACGCTCCGCCGCTCGACGCGGCCTCGCTGATGAAAAAAGCTAAAAGTAAAGGCGAGACTGGCCAGGATAAATGA
- a CDS encoding energy-coupling factor ABC transporter ATP-binding protein: protein MLHDSVQCAERSSDDIVHVDCVTHVYPDGSVGIHNMCFRVRASEVVAVCGGNASGKSTLLEHLNGLLVPSSGKVYVMGEEVNGGGKKDIWRHVGIVFQRPDDQLFAPTVLDDVMFGPLNMGVGLQEAKRMAMEALESVGVEGVLDKVPAYLSGGQKRLVAIAGVLAMRPKVIAMDEPTSDLDPFHSGLVERVIIDLKEKRGISVVLATHDVDLAARLADRVCILKKGCIIAEGPPRDIFYDRGLMNGAGLRIPKVAEIYLEHCAFFNKKPALKPLNVKELMEAMRGNSF, encoded by the coding sequence ATGCTTCATGATAGTGTACAATGCGCTGAGAGAAGTAGCGATGACATAGTCCACGTTGACTGCGTCACCCACGTCTACCCCGATGGTAGCGTGGGCATTCATAACATGTGCTTTCGCGTCCGCGCTAGCGAGGTGGTCGCGGTGTGCGGTGGCAATGCGTCGGGCAAGTCGACCCTTCTTGAGCACCTGAACGGGCTTCTTGTGCCGTCCTCCGGGAAGGTGTACGTCATGGGCGAGGAGGTGAACGGCGGCGGAAAAAAGGATATATGGCGCCACGTCGGCATCGTCTTTCAGAGGCCCGATGACCAGCTTTTCGCCCCCACCGTGCTCGACGACGTCATGTTCGGCCCCCTTAATATGGGCGTGGGCCTGCAGGAGGCAAAGAGGATGGCCATGGAGGCGCTTGAGAGCGTGGGCGTTGAGGGCGTGCTTGACAAGGTTCCCGCATATCTTTCCGGGGGGCAAAAGCGGCTCGTCGCCATCGCTGGCGTGCTGGCCATGAGGCCGAAGGTCATCGCCATGGATGAGCCCACGTCTGACCTTGACCCCTTCCATAGCGGCCTCGTCGAGCGCGTGATAATCGACCTAAAAGAGAAGCGTGGCATAAGCGTGGTGCTGGCCACCCACGACGTTGACCTGGCGGCCAGGCTCGCTGACAGGGTATGTATCCTAAAAAAAGGCTGTATTATCGCCGAGGGCCCGCCCCGTGACATCTTTTATGATAGAGGCCTCATGAATGGCGCGGGCCTGCGCATTCCAAAGGTGGCCGAAATATACCTCGAGCATTGCGCCTTTTTCAATAAAAAGCCTGCGCTGAAGCCATTAAATGTTAAAGAGCTAATGGAGGCAATGAGAGGGAACTCTTTTTAG
- a CDS encoding V-type ATP synthase subunit D, which produces MAIKDNIKPTRSELLELKKKIVLSRSGHKLLKMKRDGLILEFFEIMEKAKNARSELVKSYDDAMTKMAIARAVEGYVAVRSAAFSLVEKPEISLESKNVMGVIVPKIESSGVQKPILQRGYGVINTSSRIDEAARAYERLVEQIIISAEIESAMKKLLDDIEKTKRRVNALEFKVIPEQLEAEQFIKLRLEEMERENTFRLKKIKA; this is translated from the coding sequence ATGGCCATTAAGGATAACATAAAGCCAACCCGCTCCGAGCTTCTGGAGCTTAAGAAGAAGATAGTCCTCTCCCGCAGCGGGCATAAGCTCCTTAAGATGAAGCGGGACGGCCTTATCCTTGAGTTCTTCGAGATCATGGAGAAGGCGAAGAACGCCCGCAGCGAGCTCGTGAAGAGCTATGACGACGCCATGACCAAGATGGCCATCGCCAGGGCGGTGGAGGGCTACGTCGCCGTGAGGTCTGCCGCCTTTTCCCTGGTCGAGAAGCCGGAGATCAGCCTCGAGAGCAAGAACGTGATGGGCGTCATAGTGCCCAAGATCGAGTCTTCCGGGGTCCAGAAGCCAATCCTTCAGCGGGGCTATGGCGTCATCAACACGAGCTCGCGGATAGACGAGGCCGCCCGGGCATACGAGCGCCTTGTTGAGCAGATAATCATATCCGCTGAGATCGAGTCGGCCATGAAGAAGCTTCTGGACGACATCGAGAAGACGAAGAGGCGGGTCAACGCCCTCGAGTTTAAGGTTATTCCGGAGCAGCTCGAGGCGGAGCAGTTCATCAAGCTCAGGCTTGAGGAGATGGAGCGGGAGAACACGTTCCGCCTCAAGAAGATAAAAGCGTAG
- a CDS encoding acetate--CoA ligase family protein: MMSELEAKALLAKYGIPVNEGYGASSAEEAAEKARHIGFPVAVKALSSKITHKSDLGLVELNICNPGEVLDAGARILKKARGIDPDARLIVEAMADPGTEVIVGAKRDPQFGPTVLFGLGGIFVEVFKDVSLRVAPVDRPMALDMMGEIKGYPILKGVRGRKGVDLDALADVIVNTSRLMMDEEGILELDMNPVLAYEKGAIAVDARALLRD, encoded by the coding sequence ATGATGAGCGAGCTGGAGGCGAAAGCCCTCCTGGCAAAATATGGCATACCCGTTAACGAGGGCTATGGCGCCAGCAGCGCTGAGGAGGCCGCCGAGAAGGCGAGGCACATCGGCTTTCCCGTGGCCGTGAAGGCGCTCTCCAGTAAGATTACCCATAAGAGCGACCTTGGATTGGTGGAGCTTAACATCTGTAACCCTGGTGAGGTGCTGGATGCGGGAGCCCGCATCCTTAAGAAAGCCAGGGGCATCGACCCTGATGCCCGCCTCATAGTGGAGGCCATGGCGGACCCGGGCACCGAGGTCATAGTGGGCGCCAAGAGGGACCCCCAGTTCGGGCCTACCGTGCTCTTCGGCCTTGGCGGAATATTCGTGGAAGTATTCAAAGACGTATCCTTAAGGGTGGCGCCAGTAGACAGGCCAATGGCTCTTGATATGATGGGGGAGATAAAAGGCTATCCCATCCTCAAGGGCGTGAGGGGCAGAAAAGGAGTGGACCTTGACGCCCTGGCCGACGTCATCGTTAACACCTCAAGGCTCATGATGGACGAGGAGGGCATCCTGGAGCTGGACATGAACCCCGTATTGGCCTATGAGAAGGGCGCAATCGCCGTGGATGCCAGGGCGCTGCTTAGGGATTAA
- a CDS encoding V-type ATP synthase subunit E — protein sequence MGLDRVVKGISDKAESECREIIARAQAAASSIKKDAEEEAKKVYEAEAARADQAISKMRQRELSSAKLEVKKSRLNAEKDVLEDVRSEVVKRLSALPKEKKVDILNKLINLARKEVPTGKIYANATDAELVKGSGYEYGGSIKCIGGIVVTSVDGSVNLDYTFDSILDEVWAANVKGVSDILFGSR from the coding sequence ATGGGACTGGACAGAGTCGTAAAGGGCATCTCAGATAAAGCCGAGTCCGAGTGCAGGGAAATAATTGCCAGGGCTCAGGCCGCGGCATCCTCCATCAAGAAGGACGCCGAGGAAGAGGCCAAAAAGGTGTACGAGGCCGAGGCGGCTCGTGCGGATCAGGCCATATCTAAGATGAGGCAAAGGGAGCTATCGAGCGCAAAGCTCGAGGTGAAAAAGTCCAGGCTAAACGCCGAGAAGGACGTGCTCGAAGATGTGCGCTCCGAGGTGGTTAAGAGGCTTTCAGCCCTGCCAAAGGAAAAGAAAGTTGATATATTAAATAAGCTCATAAACTTGGCCAGGAAAGAGGTGCCGACGGGGAAGATATATGCTAATGCGACCGATGCAGAGCTGGTAAAGGGCTCGGGCTACGAGTACGGCGGCAGCATCAAGTGCATCGGGGGCATCGTCGTGACCAGCGTGGATGGCAGCGTAAACCTGGACTACACCTTCGACTCCATACTGGACGAGGTGTGGGCCGCCAACGTGAAAGGCGTGTCCGACATACTCTTTGGCTCAAGGTGA
- a CDS encoding ATP synthase subunit A, with protein MSQVGEIYRVAGPVVTAVGLQARMYDVAKVGKEGLMGEVIEIADDKTIIQVYEDTSGLRPGEPVENTGMPLSVELGPGLLTSIYDGIQRPLPILKEKMGDFIQRGVMASGLSHEKKWKFTPTVKAGDRVSGGSIIGTVPETKSIVHKVMVPPLVGETTIKDIKAGEFTVDDVIGHLADGTELKLMQKWPVRKARPFKEKLRPDIPLVTGQRILDCLFPIAKGGTAAIPGPFGSGKTVTQQQLAKWSDAEIVVYIGCGERGNEMTEVLTEFPHLTDPKTGNPLMDRTVLIANTSNMPVAAREASVYTGITIAEYYRDMGYGVSLMADSTSRWAEAMREISSRLEEMPGEEGYPAYLAARLSQFYERAGRVITNMGQEGSVSVIGAVSPPGGDFSEPVTQNTLRIVKVFWALDAKLAQRRHFPAINWLNSYSLYQDSLKEWYVKNIGSEWISLKAEAMELLQKESELQEIVQLVGSDALPEDQQLTLEIARMIREYFLQQNAYHEVDTYCSLKKQFMMMKEILTFGRLASKALAAGVPMPKILALKSKNDLAKAKFEADFEKYLAGVDEQMKAEFKALEAA; from the coding sequence GTGAGTCAAGTTGGAGAAATATACAGAGTTGCCGGCCCTGTCGTCACCGCTGTAGGGCTGCAGGCCCGAATGTATGACGTGGCCAAGGTCGGCAAGGAGGGTCTCATGGGCGAGGTCATCGAGATCGCCGATGATAAGACCATAATTCAGGTTTATGAGGATACGTCAGGCCTCCGGCCAGGCGAGCCCGTGGAGAACACGGGCATGCCCCTGTCCGTAGAGCTCGGCCCCGGCCTTTTGACGTCAATCTATGACGGCATCCAGAGGCCTCTCCCCATCCTGAAGGAGAAGATGGGCGACTTCATTCAGAGGGGCGTCATGGCGAGTGGCCTTTCTCACGAGAAGAAGTGGAAGTTTACGCCGACTGTGAAGGCGGGCGACAGGGTTTCGGGCGGGAGCATAATCGGCACCGTGCCCGAGACGAAGTCCATCGTCCATAAGGTCATGGTCCCGCCCCTGGTCGGCGAGACTACGATTAAGGACATCAAGGCTGGCGAGTTTACTGTAGATGATGTCATCGGACACCTGGCCGATGGGACCGAGCTGAAGCTAATGCAGAAGTGGCCCGTTCGTAAGGCGAGGCCATTTAAGGAAAAGCTCAGGCCCGACATCCCGCTGGTCACTGGTCAGAGGATTCTGGACTGCCTGTTCCCCATCGCCAAGGGCGGGACTGCGGCCATACCCGGCCCGTTCGGAAGCGGTAAGACGGTCACCCAGCAGCAGCTCGCCAAGTGGTCTGACGCCGAGATAGTGGTCTACATAGGCTGCGGCGAGCGCGGAAATGAGATGACAGAGGTGCTCACCGAGTTTCCGCACCTGACCGACCCGAAGACCGGCAACCCGCTCATGGACAGGACGGTGCTTATCGCGAATACCTCTAACATGCCCGTAGCCGCCAGGGAAGCATCGGTCTACACGGGCATTACGATAGCGGAGTACTACAGAGACATGGGCTACGGCGTCTCATTAATGGCCGACTCCACCTCGAGGTGGGCGGAGGCCATGAGGGAGATATCCAGCCGTCTCGAGGAGATGCCCGGCGAAGAGGGCTATCCAGCCTACCTGGCGGCGCGCCTCTCACAGTTCTACGAGAGGGCTGGAAGGGTCATCACGAACATGGGCCAGGAGGGCAGCGTCTCGGTGATAGGGGCGGTTAGCCCGCCGGGCGGGGACTTCTCCGAGCCGGTCACGCAGAACACCCTTCGTATCGTCAAGGTCTTCTGGGCGCTCGACGCCAAGCTTGCGCAGAGGCGGCACTTCCCTGCCATCAACTGGCTTAACAGCTACTCGCTCTACCAGGATAGCCTGAAGGAGTGGTACGTCAAGAACATAGGCAGCGAGTGGATATCGCTAAAGGCTGAGGCCATGGAGCTTCTGCAGAAGGAATCCGAGCTTCAGGAAATCGTGCAGCTAGTAGGCTCCGATGCATTGCCTGAGGACCAGCAGCTTACGCTGGAGATTGCCAGAATGATACGGGAGTACTTCTTGCAGCAGAACGCTTACCACGAGGTTGATACTTACTGTAGCCTTAAGAAGCAGTTCATGATGATGAAGGAGATCCTGACGTTTGGGAGGCTGGCTAGCAAGGCGCTGGCGGCGGGCGTCCCGATGCCCAAGATCCTGGCGCTGAAGTCAAAGAATGACCTTGCAAAGGCCAAGTTCGAGGCGGACTTCGAGAAGTACCTGGCCGGCGTTGACGAGCAGATGAAGGCGGAGTTCAAGGCGCTGGAGGCGGCATAA
- a CDS encoding acetate--CoA ligase family protein, which yields MIGASRDPSKWGYKVFHNIVSNGYRGRVYPVNPSAAEIDGFRCYPCVGDIPGEVDLGIVIVPASTVLKVVEECGAKKVGALCVITAGFSEVGPEGAALEQELKERAAHYGMRMLGPNTMGFVNNSISLNASIVPKMPPKGWISFISQSGALGLSLVDWAIGSSLGMNCVVSTGNKADVSEADLLEYFEGDENTWTIAMYIEGLKDGRRFMEAAKKVRKPKLAIKAGVSQAGARAAASHTGSLAGSDMVYDAAFRQCGVIRVEGVEEMFDAAMALSTQPRAKGNRVAILSNGGGAAIMASDACERRGMKVPELKKHTKAGIARLLPAFASVKNPIDTVAKSDYDLYREALKMLVEDKDIDCVMVIYAHAGFTSAAEPAKAVIDTIKEKYPKPVVACWMGGREVSAVASMFRKNKVPYYPVPERAAEALWSLIKYDEYRKEARR from the coding sequence GTGATAGGCGCCTCTCGCGACCCTTCAAAGTGGGGCTACAAGGTTTTCCATAATATCGTGAGTAATGGATATAGGGGCAGGGTTTATCCCGTTAACCCCTCTGCAGCGGAGATAGACGGCTTTAGGTGTTATCCATGCGTTGGGGATATTCCGGGCGAGGTGGACCTCGGTATCGTTATTGTTCCAGCGTCGACTGTCTTAAAGGTGGTGGAGGAGTGCGGCGCTAAAAAGGTTGGGGCGCTCTGCGTCATAACCGCCGGGTTCAGCGAGGTCGGGCCTGAGGGGGCGGCGCTCGAGCAGGAGCTGAAGGAGAGGGCGGCTCATTATGGCATGCGTATGCTAGGCCCGAACACGATGGGCTTCGTGAATAACAGCATTTCTTTGAACGCGAGCATTGTGCCCAAGATGCCCCCGAAGGGCTGGATATCCTTTATAAGCCAGAGCGGGGCGCTGGGGCTCTCGCTCGTAGACTGGGCGATAGGGTCGAGCCTTGGCATGAACTGCGTTGTAAGCACTGGAAATAAGGCGGACGTCTCCGAGGCGGACCTTTTAGAGTATTTTGAGGGCGACGAGAATACCTGGACCATTGCCATGTACATCGAGGGGCTGAAGGATGGCAGGCGGTTCATGGAGGCCGCTAAAAAGGTCAGGAAGCCGAAGCTCGCCATAAAGGCCGGGGTGAGCCAGGCGGGGGCGAGGGCGGCGGCGTCACATACGGGTAGCCTGGCTGGCTCTGACATGGTCTACGATGCGGCTTTCAGGCAATGCGGGGTCATACGGGTGGAGGGGGTGGAGGAGATGTTCGACGCCGCGATGGCGCTCTCCACCCAGCCGAGGGCTAAGGGCAACAGGGTGGCGATACTCTCCAATGGCGGCGGCGCAGCCATAATGGCGAGCGATGCCTGCGAGCGCCGCGGCATGAAAGTGCCCGAGCTTAAGAAGCACACGAAGGCTGGCATTGCGAGGCTTCTCCCGGCCTTTGCCTCGGTGAAGAACCCCATAGACACGGTGGCCAAGTCCGACTACGACCTCTACAGGGAGGCGCTGAAGATGCTCGTGGAGGATAAGGATATAGATTGCGTGATGGTCATATACGCCCATGCCGGGTTTACGAGCGCGGCGGAGCCTGCGAAGGCGGTCATAGACACCATTAAGGAGAAGTACCCCAAGCCCGTGGTTGCCTGCTGGATGGGCGGCAGGGAGGTGAGCGCCGTGGCAAGCATGTTTCGCAAGAATAAGGTGCCCTATTACCCCGTGCCGGAGAGGGCGGCGGAGGCCCTCTGGTCGCTCATAAAGTATGACGAGTACCGTAAGGAGGCAAGAAGATGA
- a CDS encoding V-type ATP synthase subunit C — protein sequence MLLRRSAGSGNYSYATTRVKARKAFLFPRETYLKLLQMDIPEISRFIGESKYKDEIDELATRYSGIDLMEHALNLNLARDFGQIMGFCKGELKLLIGSYLNRWDVWNIKTILRGKSFGASEDEIRETLVPAGSIDLQKLNDLIHKSAIADVVEGLAGTMFYKPLMEAMDEYNKTHLLSAFENALDKAYYENLLSLEIPGTKADELFINFIRLEIDFVNLRTLFRLKRENVEHEKIMAFMIPGGSKFNIDGLRKLAQAPSYAEFLSMLKEYPYWDEISGAVQKSQETGSLNPVEIALRKALIAHGERISHLYPLSVTPILGYIVRKNTEVNNLRIIARGKESGLSDEVIKSQLVI from the coding sequence ATGCTGCTCAGGCGAAGCGCTGGCTCGGGTAACTACTCTTATGCGACGACCAGGGTCAAGGCACGTAAGGCCTTCCTGTTTCCCCGCGAGACCTACCTGAAGCTGCTGCAAATGGACATCCCGGAGATAAGCCGCTTCATCGGCGAGAGCAAGTATAAGGATGAGATCGACGAGCTGGCCACGAGGTACAGCGGCATCGACCTCATGGAGCACGCCCTGAACTTGAACCTCGCCAGGGATTTCGGCCAGATAATGGGCTTTTGCAAGGGAGAGCTCAAGCTCCTCATAGGCTCTTACCTTAACAGGTGGGACGTGTGGAACATCAAGACCATACTGAGGGGCAAGAGCTTCGGCGCGTCCGAGGATGAGATTCGGGAGACGCTGGTGCCGGCAGGAAGCATCGACCTCCAGAAGCTTAACGACCTCATCCACAAGAGCGCCATCGCAGACGTGGTCGAAGGGCTGGCGGGCACCATGTTTTACAAGCCGCTCATGGAGGCGATGGACGAGTACAATAAGACTCACCTGCTCTCCGCCTTCGAGAATGCATTAGATAAGGCGTACTATGAGAACCTGCTATCCCTGGAGATACCGGGCACGAAGGCAGATGAGCTCTTCATAAATTTTATAAGGCTCGAGATAGACTTCGTGAACCTACGAACTCTATTCAGGCTAAAGCGGGAGAACGTCGAGCACGAGAAGATAATGGCCTTCATGATACCCGGAGGGTCAAAGTTTAATATTGATGGCCTGAGGAAGCTTGCGCAGGCGCCCAGCTACGCCGAGTTTCTGAGCATGCTAAAAGAGTACCCGTATTGGGATGAGATATCAGGAGCCGTGCAGAAGTCCCAGGAGACGGGCTCCCTCAACCCGGTCGAGATAGCGCTAAGGAAGGCGCTCATCGCCCACGGCGAGAGGATATCGCACCTCTACCCCCTGTCGGTCACGCCCATACTGGGCTACATCGTGAGGAAGAATACGGAGGTTAATAACCTTCGTATAATCGCCAGGGGTAAGGAGTCAGGCCTCAGCGATGAGGTCATCAAGAGCCAGCTGGTGATATGA
- a CDS encoding ATP synthase subunit B, whose translation MKEYKTISEIAGPLVFVKKTEPVSYNELVSIQLADGTIKRGQVLDTSKDIVVVQVFEGTDGISRDSGVKFLGETIKMPVSKDMLGRILSGSGEPLDGGPAIIPEKRLDIVGSAINPYSRAQPKDFIQTGISTIDGMNTLVRGQKLPIFSGAGLPHNEIALQIARQAKVVGSTEPFAVVFCAMGITSEEAQTFMQDFERTGALERAVVFMNLADDPAIERIITPRLALTTAEYLAFEHDMHVLVIYTDMTNYCEALRQIGAAREEVPGRRGYPGYMYTDLATLYERAGMIHGKKGSITQVPILTMPGDDITHPIPDLTGYITEGQIVVARDLHRKGIYPPINVSPSLSRLMNLGIGAGKTREDHKAVSDQCYSAYAEGKDLRGLVAIVGKDALSERDRKFLEFADLFEDKFVRQGREEDRSIEQTLDLMWELLATLPITELNKIDNKYIEKYHPAKRKAVKVTA comes from the coding sequence ATGAAGGAGTACAAGACGATTAGCGAGATAGCGGGACCGCTCGTGTTTGTCAAGAAGACCGAGCCCGTCAGCTATAACGAGCTGGTTTCGATACAACTAGCCGACGGAACCATTAAGAGGGGCCAGGTGCTCGACACCAGCAAGGACATCGTGGTCGTCCAGGTCTTCGAGGGCACGGACGGGATAAGCAGGGATAGCGGCGTGAAGTTCCTGGGCGAGACGATAAAGATGCCAGTCAGCAAGGACATGCTCGGAAGGATACTGTCCGGCTCTGGCGAGCCGCTCGATGGCGGCCCGGCCATAATCCCTGAGAAGAGGCTGGACATAGTTGGCTCTGCAATCAACCCGTACTCGCGGGCGCAGCCAAAGGACTTCATACAGACGGGCATATCGACCATCGACGGCATGAACACCCTGGTGAGGGGCCAGAAGCTGCCCATATTCTCTGGCGCAGGCCTGCCCCATAACGAGATAGCGCTCCAGATAGCCAGGCAGGCGAAGGTGGTCGGCTCGACCGAGCCGTTCGCCGTCGTGTTCTGCGCGATGGGCATAACCTCTGAGGAGGCGCAGACGTTCATGCAGGACTTCGAGAGGACCGGCGCCCTCGAAAGGGCGGTTGTGTTCATGAACCTCGCCGACGACCCGGCAATCGAGCGCATCATCACCCCGCGTCTAGCCCTTACAACGGCTGAGTATCTTGCCTTCGAGCATGACATGCACGTCCTCGTCATCTACACGGACATGACCAACTATTGCGAGGCGCTGAGGCAAATAGGGGCGGCCAGGGAAGAGGTTCCGGGCAGGCGCGGCTATCCAGGCTACATGTACACCGACCTCGCCACGCTCTACGAGAGGGCTGGCATGATCCATGGCAAGAAGGGCTCCATTACCCAGGTGCCCATCCTCACGATGCCCGGTGACGATATCACCCACCCGATACCAGACCTTACTGGATATATCACTGAGGGCCAGATCGTGGTGGCGAGAGACCTGCACCGTAAGGGCATCTACCCGCCAATCAACGTGTCGCCATCGCTATCGAGGCTGATGAACCTCGGCATCGGGGCTGGCAAGACCAGGGAAGACCATAAGGCCGTGTCCGATCAGTGCTACTCCGCGTACGCAGAGGGCAAAGACCTGCGCGGGCTGGTCGCCATCGTCGGCAAGGACGCGCTCTCGGAGAGGGACAGGAAGTTCCTGGAGTTTGCAGACCTGTTCGAGGATAAGTTCGTCAGGCAGGGCCGTGAAGAGGACAGGAGCATCGAGCAGACTCTCGACCTCATGTGGGAGCTCCTGGCAACGCTGCCCATCACCGAGCTCAACAAGATCGATAACAAGTACATCGAAAAGTACCACCCGGCCAAGAGGAAAGCGGTTAAGGTTACAGCCTAA